One Argiope bruennichi chromosome 5, qqArgBrue1.1, whole genome shotgun sequence DNA segment encodes these proteins:
- the LOC129968983 gene encoding fibroin heavy chain-like isoform X3, translating into MQQFSRLTFFFFILLLQGFSALGQNDATVEVISNFIGCLKQSGVFSYEQNEDLDLVLETAKMQRNKMGNRVTESKLKTIRMGVAGSIAETAVASPNGASPSLTSSVDNCLTSAMLQVTGQVDQTFRTEMSQIMQVVYNDEKNSVSSSGYGAGAGAGTGAGAGSGAGAGAGYGGGYGVGKGAGSGAGYGAGAGSGAAAGAGFGGGYGAGAGAGAGAGSGYGAGSGAGTGAGSGSGTGAGSGYGVGYGRGYGAGSGTGSGVGAGSGAGAGVGSGTGAGTGSGAGAGAGSGTGAGSGAGAGSGAGAGSGAGYGRGYGAGAGYGSGVGIGAGAGAGTGSGYGAGSGVGSGAGAGSGSGAGTGAGYGVGYDGGSGVGSGAGAGTGSGTGAGAGYGAGAGSGAGAGTGAGSGSGAGYGTGYGVGAGAGSGAGAGYGSGYGAGSGVGSGAGAGAGSGAGTGYGSGYGAGSGVGSGSGAGSGRGYGAGSGAGSGAGAGSGLGAGAGYGRGSGAGAGSGAGAGGGSGSGAGYGSGYGAGSGAGSGAGSGDGSGAGSGAGSGAGSGAGSGAGSGYGRGYGAGAGGGAGYGSGNGAGSGAGSGAGAGSGNGYGAGSGAGLGVGAGYGSGAGAGAGAGSGAGYGTGYGAGSGTGSGAGASSGAGSGAGAGSGLGAGAGYGRGSGAGAGSGAGAGGGSGSGAGYGSGYGAGSGAGSGAGSGYGRGYGAGAGGGAGYGSGYGARSGAGSGSGTGAGYGSGAGAGYGAGAGVGAGSGVGYGTGYGAGSGAGSGAGTGSAAGSGTGAGSGSGAGYGRGYGAGAGTGAGSGSGAGAGSGSGAGSGLGNGAGFGRGYGSGAGYGSGYGAGSGAGAGAGSGAGSGAAAGAGSGAGAGAGSGAAAGSGAGSGTGSGSGAGSGAGAGYGAGAGAGVGSGSGAGYGSGYGAGSGAGSGSGAGSGRGYGTGSGAGSGAGVGYGSGAGAGYGAGAGAGAGSGAGAGYGSGAGAGYGAGTGAGAGSGSGAGVGYGSSAGAGYGAGSGSGAGAGAGYGTGYGAGSGRGSGAGAGAGFGGGYGVGSGAGSGAGAGAGSGAGAGGGAGYGTGYGAGSGTGSGAGAGAGSGAAAGSGAGAGTGSGAGAGSGAVAGYGAGAGAGVGSGSGAGYGSGYGAGSGAGSGSGAGSGRGYGTGSGAGSGAGAGYGSGTGAGYGAGTGAGAGSGSGAGVGYGSSAGAGYGAGSGSGAGAGAGYGTGYGAGSGRGSGAGAGAGFGGGYGVGSGAGSGAGAGSGDGAGGGAGYGTGYGAGSGAGSGAGAGAGSGAGAGGGAGYGSGYGAGSGAGSGAAAGSGAGAGTGSGAGAGLGAGAGVGSGSGAGYGIGSGAGSGARAGAGSGAGSGAGAGSGRGYGAGSGAGSGAGAGYGSGAGAGAGAGAGYGTGYGAGYGAGSGTGAGAGFGGGYGVGSGAGSGAGAGSGSGSGAGARSGSGAGAGYGRGYGAGAGSGAGTGVGSGSGAGLGSGVGAGAGYAGGYGVGSAAGSGAGAGSGAGSGAGTGYGGGYGAGFGAGSGAGIGAGAGTGNAIGDAFAQDFAKNFLSSNVLSTETVTSSSAQATASSMAASAAQSLGLDANTANYLSNEMARMAASMAQSASDQAAFVQALSYNMGKLLAESGAINESTASSAASSASSSVTQTRRTYGLGGGAGYGAAAAAGVDASAAAGAAAGTSGGYGVASGAGEGAGGAIGYGVGLANAGGYSAGTGGTFGYGAASGASASSSVSSSSGAGTANYGGYGYGTAGAATEAGAYSNALSGLASPEAVNRMVSNIGPIVSGGTSALSDVASNIISQVSASASGASANDIVIQGLLELISILIHAINNSSIGNVNLNGVDASMAAVRQAMAPILG; encoded by the exons ATGCAGCAGTTTTCTCGATTAAcgttctttttcttcattttattgcttCAAGGGTTTTCGGCCCTAGGACAAAATGACGCTACAGTAGAAGTGATCTCAAACTTTATAGGGTGTTTGAAACAAAGCGGTGTGTTCTCATATGAACAAAATGAGGATCTGGACCTAGTCTTAGAAACGGCCAAAATGCAGAGAAATAAAATGGGAAACAGAGTAACAGAAAGCAAACTTAAAACAATAAGGATGGGTGTGGCTGGATCCATAGCTGAAACAGCAGTAGCTTCCCCGAATGGAGCTTCTCCGTCTTTGACAAGCAGCGTTGACAACTGTTTGACTAGCGCAATGCTTCAAGTGACTGGACAAGTAGATCAAACGTTCAGAACGGAAATGTCACAAATCATGCAAGTAGTGTATAATGACGAAAAAAATTCTGTATCTTCATCCGGATATGGTGCTGGCGCAGGAGCTGGAACTGGTGCTGGTGCCGGATCAGGTGCAGGAGCCGGAGCTGGATATGGAGGAGGCTACGGAGTTGGTAAGGGTGCTGGATCAGGCGCTGGATATGGAGCTGGAGCTGGATCAGGAGCAGCAGCTGGAGCTGGTTTTGGAGGCGGGTACGGTGCGGGAGCTGGAGCAGGTGCTGGAGCCGGAAGTGGTTATGGTGCTGGTTCTGGAGCTGGAACAGGTGCTGGATCCGGATCTGGAACAGGTGCTGGCTCCGGATACGGTGTTGGCTATGGCAGAGGTTATGGTGCTGGTTCCGGAACTGGATCAGGTGTTGGTGCAGGATCAGGGGCTGGAGCAGGAGTCGGGTCAGGAACTGGAGCAGGAACCGGATCAGGGGCTGGAGCAGGAGCAGGATCAGGTACTGGAGCCGGATCAGGTGCTGGTGCAGGATCAGGTGCTGGTGCAGGATCAGGTGCTGGATATGGAAGAGGATATGGTGCTGGAGCTGGATACGGCTCAGGTGTAGGAATCGGAGCGGGAGCAGGAGCTGGAACCGGTAGTGGTTATGGAGCTGGTTCTGGTGTTGGATCAGGTGCAGGAGCGGGATCTGGATCGGGTGCTGGAACCGGAGCTGGTTATGGAGTTGGTTACGATGGTGGTTCCGGAGTCGGCTCAGGTGCTGGTGCAGGAACTGGTTCAGGTACAGGAGCCGGAGCTGGATACGGTGCTGGAGCCGGATCTGGTGCTGGTGCAGGCACAGGAGCAGGATCAGGTTCTGGAGCTGGATATGGAACAGGATACGGTGTTGGAGCTGGAGCAGGATCAGGTGCAGGAGCCGGTTACGGAAGTGGCTATGGTGCTGGTTCTGGAGTAGGATCAGGTGCTGGGGCAGGAGCAGGATCAGGTGCAGGAACCGGTTACGGAAGTGGCTATGGTGCTGGTTCTGGAGTAGGATCAGGTTCTGGGGCTGGTTCTGGAAGAGGTTACGGTGCTGGTTCTGGAGCTGGATCGGGTGCAGGAGCCGGATCTGGATTAGGTGCTGGAGCTGGGTACGGAAGAGGATCTGGTGCTGGAGCTGGATCAGGTGCAGGAGCCGGAGGTGGATCAGGTTCTGGAGCCGGTTACGGAAGTGGCTATGGTGCAGGTTCTGGAGCTGGATCAGGTGCTGGTTCTGGAGATGGATCAGGTGCTGGTTCTGGAGCAGGATCAGGAGCAGGTTCTGGAGCAGGATCAGGAGCTGGTTCTGGATACGGAAGAGGATATGGTGCTGGAGCAGGTGGAGGAGCCGGTTACGGAAGTGGTAATGGTGCTGGTTCTGGAGCAGGATCAGGTGCTGGTGCTGGATCTGGAAATGGTTACGGTGCTGGTTCTGGAGCTGGATTAGGTGTAGGAGCCGGGTATGGATCAGGTGCTGGAGCTGGAGCAGGAGCAGGTTCAGGAGCCGGTTACGGAACTGGTTATGGTGCAGGTTCTGGAACTGGATCAGGTGCTGGTGCTAGTTCTGGAGCTGGATCGGGTGCAGGAGCCGGATCTGGATTAGGTGCTGGAGCTGGGTACGGAAGAGGATCTGGTGCTGGAGCTGGATCAGGTGCAGGAGCCGGTGGTGGATCAGGTTCTGGAGCCGGCTATGGAAGTGGCTATGGTGCAGGTTCTGGAGCAGGATCAGGAGCTGGTTCTGGATACGGAAGAGGATATGGTGCTGGAGCAGGTGGAGGAGCAGGTTACGGAAGTGGTTATGGTGCTAGGTCTGGAGCAGGATCTGGATCAGGTACAGGAGCAGGATATGGATCAGGTGCTGGAGCTGGATACGGTGCTGGAGCTGGAGTTGGAGCAGGTTCAGGAGTTGGTTACGGAACTGGTTATGGTGCAGGTTCTGGAGCTGGATCTGGTGCTGGTACTGGTTCAGCAGCTGGATCGGGTACAGGAGCCGGATCAGGATCAGGTGCTGGATACGGAAGGGGATATGGTGCTGGAGCCGGTACTGGTGCAGGATCTGGATCGGGTGCAGGAGCCGGATCAGGATCAGGTGCTGGATCTGGATTAGGTAATGGAGCTGGGTTCGGAAGAGGATATG GTTCTGGAGCCGGTTACGGCAGTGGTTATGGTGCTGGTTCTGGAGCAGGAGCAGGTGCTGGTTCTGGAGCAGGATCAGGTGCTGCTGCCGGAGCTGGATCAGGTGCTGGTGCCGGAGCTGGATCAGGTGCTGCTGCTGGTTCGGGTGCAGGATCCGGAACTGGATCAGGTTCTGGAGCTGGATCAGGTGCAGGAGCCGGATATGGAGCGGGTGCAGGAGCAGGAGTTGGATCAGGTTCTGGAGCCGGTTACGGAAGTGGTTATGGTGCTGGTTCTGGAGCAGGATCAGGTTCTGGTGCGGGATCTGGAAGAGGTTATGGTACTGGTTCTGGAGCTGGATCAGGTGCAGGAGTAGGATATGGATCAGGTGCTGGAGCTGGATACGGTGCTGGAGCAGGTGCAGGAGCCGGATCTGGAGCAGGAGCAGGATATGGATCAGGTGCTGGAGCTGGATACGGTGCTGGAACAGGTGCAGGAGCCGGATCTGGATCAGGTGCAGGAGTAGGATATGGATCAAGTGCTGGAGCTGGATACGGTGCTGGATCTGGATCTGGAGCAGGTGCAGGAGCCGGTTACGGAACTGGTTATGGAGCTGGTTCTGGAAGAGGATCTGGTGCTGGTGCCGGAGCTGGATTTGGAGGAGGTTATGGGGTTGGCTCCGGCGCAGGATCAGGTGCTGGTGCTGGTGCTGGTTCTGGAGCTGGAGCAGGTGGAGGAGCCGGTTACGGAACTGGTTATGGTGCTGGTTCTGGAACAGGATCAGGTGCTGGTGCTGGAGCTGGATCAGGTGCTGCTGCTGGTTCGGGTGCTGGAGCCGGAACTGGATCAGGTGCTGGAGCTGGATCAGGTGCAGTAGCCGGATATGGAGCGGGTGCAGGAGCAGGAGTTGGATCAGGTTCTGGAGCCGGTTACGGAAGTGGTTATGGTGCTGGTTCTGGAGCAGGATCAGGTTCTGGTGCGGGATCTGGAAGAGGTTACGGTACTGGTTCTGGAGCTGGATCAGGTGCCGGAGCAGGATATGGATCAGGTACTGGAGCTGGATACGGTGCTGGAACAGGTGCAGGAGCCGGATCTGGATCAGGTGCAGGAGTAGGATATGGATCAAGTGCTGGAGCTGGATACGGTGCTGGATCTGGATCTGGAGCAGGTGCAGGAGCCGGTTACGGAACTGGTTATGGAGCTGGTTCTGGAAGAGGATCTGGTGCTGGTGCCGGAGCTGGATTTGGAGGAGGTTATGGGGTTGGCTCCGGCGCAGGATCAGGTGCTGGTGCTGGTTCTGGAGATGGAGCAGGTGGAGGAGCCGGTTACGGAACTGGTTATGGTGCTGGTTCCGGCGCAGGATCAGGTGCTGGTGCTGGTGCTGGTTCTGGAGCTGGGGCAGGTGGAGGAGCCGGTTACGGAAGTGGTTATGGTGCTGGTTCTGGAGCTGGATCAGGTGCTGCTGCTGGTTCGGGTGCAGGAGCCGGAACTGGATCAGGTGCTGGAGCTGGATTAGGTGCAGGAGCAGGAGTTGGATCAGGTTCTGGAGCCGGTTACGGAATTGGTTCTGGTGCTGGTTCTGGAGCAAGAGCAGGTGCTGGTTCTGGAGCAGGATCAGGTGCTGGTGCGGGATCTGGAAGAGGTTACGGTGCTGGTTCTGGAGCTGGATCAGGTGCAGGAGCAGGATATGGATCAGGTGCTGGAGCTGGAGCAGGTGCAGGAGCCGGTTACGGAACTGGTTATGGTGCTGGTTATGGAGCAGGATCAGGTACTGGTGCCGGAGCTGGATTTGGAGGAGGTTATGGGGTTGGTTCCGGCGCAGGATCAGGTGCTGGAGCTGGATCTGGATCTGGATCAGGTGCTGGAGCTCGATCTGGATCAGGTGCTGGAGCTGGATACGGAAGAGGATATGGTGCAGGAGCTGGATCAGGTGCAGGAACCGGAGTTGGATCAGGTTCTGGAGCCGGACTTGGATCAGGTGTTGGTGCCGGAGCTGGATACGCAGGTGGTTATGGAGTTGGTTCCGCAGCAGGATCAGGTGCTGGTGCTGGTTCTGGAGCAGGATCAGGTGCTGGAACCGGATACGGAGGAGGTTACGGTGCTGGTTTCGGAGCTGGAAGCGGCGCAGGAATTGGTGCTGGTGCAGGAACTGGTAATGCCATTGGAGATGCCTTTGCTCAAGATTTTGCCAAGAATTTCTTATCTTCGAATGTTTTGTCCACTGAAACTGTAACTTCCTCTTCTGCACAAGCGACTGCATCCTCAATGGCTGCTAGTGCAGCTCAAAGCTTGGGCTTGGATGCTAATACGGCTAACTACTTGTCAAACGAAATGGCCAGAATGGCTGCTTCCATGGCACAGAGTGCTAGCGACCAGGCTGCTTTTGTTCAGGCTCTGTCTTATAACATGGGAAAACTTCTTGCGGAATCTGGTGCAATTAATGAAAGTACTGCTTCATCTGCTGCCTCGAGTGCCTCTTCTTCTGTAACCCAAACCAGAAGAACTTATGGTCTTGGAGGAGGAGCTGGATACGGTGCCGCAGCGGCAGCTGGCGTTGATGCATCAGCTGCGGCTGGAGCTGCAGCAGGAACTTCAGGAGGATATGGTGTAGCATCTGGAGCAGGTGAAGGGGCAGGAGGTGCAATTGGATATGGTGTAGGATTAGCCAATGCCGGAGGATATAGCGCTGGAACTGGAGGAACGTTTGGATATGGTGCTGCGAGTGGAGCTTCAGCATCTTCAAGTGTCTCGTCTTCTAGTGGAGCTGGTACTGCAAATTACGGTGGATATGGATATGGAACGGCAGGTGCAGCAACAGAGGCTGGTGCGTATAGTAATGCACTGAGTGGTCTGGCATCCCCTGAAGCGGTAAACAGAATGGTGTCTAATATTGGACCTATTGTATCTGGGGGTACGTCCGCTCTATCCGATGTAGCATCAAATATTATCTCCCAAGTGAGCGCTTCTGCTTCTGGTGCCTCTGCTAATGATATTGTAATTCAGGGATTGCTGGAATTGATTTCTATTCTTattcatgcaataaataattCCTCCATTGGTAATGTTAATCTAAATGGAGTGGACGCATCCATGGCTGCTGTTAGACAGGCAATGGCGCCTATTCTTGGTTAA
- the LOC129968983 gene encoding fibroin heavy chain-like isoform X2, translating to MQQFSRLTFFFFILLLQGFSALGQNDATVEVISNFIGCLKQSGVFSYEQNEDLDLVLETAKMQRNKMGNRVTESKLKTIRMGVAGSIAETAVASPNGASPSLTSSVDNCLTSAMLQVTGQVDQTFRTEMSQIMQVVYNDEKNSVSSSGYGAGAGAGTGAGAGSGAGAGAGYGGGYGVGKGAGSGAGYGAGAGSGAAAGAGFGGGYGAGAGAGAGAGSGYGAGSGAGTGAGSGSGTGAGSGYGVGYGRGYGAGSGTGSGVGAGSGAGAGVGSGTGAGTGSGAGAGAGSGTGAGSGAGAGSGAGAGSGAGYGRGYGAGAGYGSGVGIGAGAGAGTGSGYGAGSGVGSGAGAGSGSGAGTGAGYGVGYDGGSGVGSGAGAGTGSGTGAGAGYGAGAGSGAGAGTGAGSGSGAGYGTGYGVGAGAGSGAGAGYGSGYGAGSGVGSGAGAGAGSGAGTGYGSGYGAGSGVGSGSGAGSGRGYGAGSGAGSGAGAGSGLGAGAGYGRGSGAGAGSGAGAGGGSGSGAGYGSGYGAGSGAGSGAGSGDGSGAGSGAGSGAGSGAGSGAGSGYGRGYGAGAGGGAGYGSGNGAGSGAGSGAGAGSGNGYGAGSGAGLGVGAGYGSGAGAGAGAGSGAGYGTGYGAGSGTGSGAGASSGAGSGAGAGSGLGAGAGYGRGSGAGAGSGAGAGGGSGSGAGYGSGYGAGSGAGSGAGSGYGRGYGAGAGGGAGYGSGYGARSGAGSGSGTGAGYGSGAGAGYGAGAGVGAGSGVGYGTGYGAGSGAGSGAGTGSAAGSGTGAGSGSGAGYGRGYGAGAGTGAGSGSGAGAGSGSGAGSGLGNGAGFGRGYGAGARSGAGAGTGSGAGAGSGSGAGYGSGYGAGSGAGAGAGSGAGSGAAAGAGSGAGAGAGSGAAAGSGAGSGTGSGSGAGSGAGAGYGAGAGAGVGSGSGAGYGSGYGAGSGAGSGSGAGSGRGYGTGSGAGSGAGVGYGSGAGAGYGAGAGAGAGSGAGAGYGSGAGAGYGAGTGAGAGSGSGAGVGYGSSAGAGYGAGSGSGAGAGAGYGTGYGAGSGRGSGAGAGAGFGGGYGVGSGAGSGAGAGAGSGAGAGGGAGYGTGYGAGSGTGSGAGAGAGSGAAAGSGAGAGTGSGAGAGSGAVAGYGAGAGAGVGSGSGAGYGSGYGAGSGAGSGSGAGSGRGYGTGSGAGSGAGAGYGSGTGAGYGAGTGAGAGSGSGAGVGYGSSAGAGYGAGSGSGAGAGAGYGTGYGAGSGRGSGAGAGAGFGGGYGVGSGAGSGAGAGSGDGAGGGAGYGTGYGAGSGAGSGAGAGAGSGAGAGGGAGYGSGYGAGSGAGSGAAAGSGAGAGTGSGAGAGLGAGAGVGSGSGAGYGIGSGAGSGARAGAGSGAGSGAGAGSGRGYGAGSGAGSGAGAGYGSGAGAGAGAGAGYGTGYGAGYGAGSGTGAGAGFGGGYGVGSGAGSGAGARSGSGAGAGYGRGYGAGAGSGAGTGVGSGSGAGLGSGVGAGAGYAGGYGVGSAAGSGAGAGSGAGSGAGTGYGGGYGAGFGAGSGAGIGAGAGTGNAIGDAFAQDFAKNFLSSNVLSTETVTSSSAQATASSMAASAAQSLGLDANTANYLSNEMARMAASMAQSASDQAAFVQALSYNMGKLLAESGAINESTASSAASSASSSVTQTRRTYGLGGGAGYGAAAAAGVDASAAAGAAAGTSGGYGVASGAGEGAGGAIGYGVGLANAGGYSAGTGGTFGYGAASGASASSSVSSSSGAGTANYGGYGYGTAGAATEAGAYSNALSGLASPEAVNRMVSNIGPIVSGGTSALSDVASNIISQVSASASGASANDIVIQGLLELISILIHAINNSSIGNVNLNGVDASMAAVRQAMAPILG from the exons ATGCAGCAGTTTTCTCGATTAAcgttctttttcttcattttattgcttCAAGGGTTTTCGGCCCTAGGACAAAATGACGCTACAGTAGAAGTGATCTCAAACTTTATAGGGTGTTTGAAACAAAGCGGTGTGTTCTCATATGAACAAAATGAGGATCTGGACCTAGTCTTAGAAACGGCCAAAATGCAGAGAAATAAAATGGGAAACAGAGTAACAGAAAGCAAACTTAAAACAATAAGGATGGGTGTGGCTGGATCCATAGCTGAAACAGCAGTAGCTTCCCCGAATGGAGCTTCTCCGTCTTTGACAAGCAGCGTTGACAACTGTTTGACTAGCGCAATGCTTCAAGTGACTGGACAAGTAGATCAAACGTTCAGAACGGAAATGTCACAAATCATGCAAGTAGTGTATAATGACGAAAAAAATTCTGTATCTTCATCCGGATATGGTGCTGGCGCAGGAGCTGGAACTGGTGCTGGTGCCGGATCAGGTGCAGGAGCCGGAGCTGGATATGGAGGAGGCTACGGAGTTGGTAAGGGTGCTGGATCAGGCGCTGGATATGGAGCTGGAGCTGGATCAGGAGCAGCAGCTGGAGCTGGTTTTGGAGGCGGGTACGGTGCGGGAGCTGGAGCAGGTGCTGGAGCCGGAAGTGGTTATGGTGCTGGTTCTGGAGCTGGAACAGGTGCTGGATCCGGATCTGGAACAGGTGCTGGCTCCGGATACGGTGTTGGCTATGGCAGAGGTTATGGTGCTGGTTCCGGAACTGGATCAGGTGTTGGTGCAGGATCAGGGGCTGGAGCAGGAGTCGGGTCAGGAACTGGAGCAGGAACCGGATCAGGGGCTGGAGCAGGAGCAGGATCAGGTACTGGAGCCGGATCAGGTGCTGGTGCAGGATCAGGTGCTGGTGCAGGATCAGGTGCTGGATATGGAAGAGGATATGGTGCTGGAGCTGGATACGGCTCAGGTGTAGGAATCGGAGCGGGAGCAGGAGCTGGAACCGGTAGTGGTTATGGAGCTGGTTCTGGTGTTGGATCAGGTGCAGGAGCGGGATCTGGATCGGGTGCTGGAACCGGAGCTGGTTATGGAGTTGGTTACGATGGTGGTTCCGGAGTCGGCTCAGGTGCTGGTGCAGGAACTGGTTCAGGTACAGGAGCCGGAGCTGGATACGGTGCTGGAGCCGGATCTGGTGCTGGTGCAGGCACAGGAGCAGGATCAGGTTCTGGAGCTGGATATGGAACAGGATACGGTGTTGGAGCTGGAGCAGGATCAGGTGCAGGAGCCGGTTACGGAAGTGGCTATGGTGCTGGTTCTGGAGTAGGATCAGGTGCTGGGGCAGGAGCAGGATCAGGTGCAGGAACCGGTTACGGAAGTGGCTATGGTGCTGGTTCTGGAGTAGGATCAGGTTCTGGGGCTGGTTCTGGAAGAGGTTACGGTGCTGGTTCTGGAGCTGGATCGGGTGCAGGAGCCGGATCTGGATTAGGTGCTGGAGCTGGGTACGGAAGAGGATCTGGTGCTGGAGCTGGATCAGGTGCAGGAGCCGGAGGTGGATCAGGTTCTGGAGCCGGTTACGGAAGTGGCTATGGTGCAGGTTCTGGAGCTGGATCAGGTGCTGGTTCTGGAGATGGATCAGGTGCTGGTTCTGGAGCAGGATCAGGAGCAGGTTCTGGAGCAGGATCAGGAGCTGGTTCTGGATACGGAAGAGGATATGGTGCTGGAGCAGGTGGAGGAGCCGGTTACGGAAGTGGTAATGGTGCTGGTTCTGGAGCAGGATCAGGTGCTGGTGCTGGATCTGGAAATGGTTACGGTGCTGGTTCTGGAGCTGGATTAGGTGTAGGAGCCGGGTATGGATCAGGTGCTGGAGCTGGAGCAGGAGCAGGTTCAGGAGCCGGTTACGGAACTGGTTATGGTGCAGGTTCTGGAACTGGATCAGGTGCTGGTGCTAGTTCTGGAGCTGGATCGGGTGCAGGAGCCGGATCTGGATTAGGTGCTGGAGCTGGGTACGGAAGAGGATCTGGTGCTGGAGCTGGATCAGGTGCAGGAGCCGGTGGTGGATCAGGTTCTGGAGCCGGCTATGGAAGTGGCTATGGTGCAGGTTCTGGAGCAGGATCAGGAGCTGGTTCTGGATACGGAAGAGGATATGGTGCTGGAGCAGGTGGAGGAGCAGGTTACGGAAGTGGTTATGGTGCTAGGTCTGGAGCAGGATCTGGATCAGGTACAGGAGCAGGATATGGATCAGGTGCTGGAGCTGGATACGGTGCTGGAGCTGGAGTTGGAGCAGGTTCAGGAGTTGGTTACGGAACTGGTTATGGTGCAGGTTCTGGAGCTGGATCTGGTGCTGGTACTGGTTCAGCAGCTGGATCGGGTACAGGAGCCGGATCAGGATCAGGTGCTGGATACGGAAGGGGATATGGTGCTGGAGCCGGTACTGGTGCAGGATCTGGATCGGGTGCAGGAGCCGGATCAGGATCAGGTGCTGGATCTGGATTAGGTAATGGAGCTGGGTTCGGAAGAGGATATGGTGCTGGGGCTAGATCGGGTGCAGGAGCCGGAACTGGATCAGGTGCTGGAGCTGGATCAGGTTCTGGAGCCGGTTACGGCAGTGGTTATGGTGCTGGTTCTGGAGCAGGAGCAGGTGCTGGTTCTGGAGCAGGATCAGGTGCTGCTGCCGGAGCTGGATCAGGTGCTGGTGCCGGAGCTGGATCAGGTGCTGCTGCTGGTTCGGGTGCAGGATCCGGAACTGGATCAGGTTCTGGAGCTGGATCAGGTGCAGGAGCCGGATATGGAGCGGGTGCAGGAGCAGGAGTTGGATCAGGTTCTGGAGCCGGTTACGGAAGTGGTTATGGTGCTGGTTCTGGAGCAGGATCAGGTTCTGGTGCGGGATCTGGAAGAGGTTATGGTACTGGTTCTGGAGCTGGATCAGGTGCAGGAGTAGGATATGGATCAGGTGCTGGAGCTGGATACGGTGCTGGAGCAGGTGCAGGAGCCGGATCTGGAGCAGGAGCAGGATATGGATCAGGTGCTGGAGCTGGATACGGTGCTGGAACAGGTGCAGGAGCCGGATCTGGATCAGGTGCAGGAGTAGGATATGGATCAAGTGCTGGAGCTGGATACGGTGCTGGATCTGGATCTGGAGCAGGTGCAGGAGCCGGTTACGGAACTGGTTATGGAGCTGGTTCTGGAAGAGGATCTGGTGCTGGTGCCGGAGCTGGATTTGGAGGAGGTTATGGGGTTGGCTCCGGCGCAGGATCAGGTGCTGGTGCTGGTGCTGGTTCTGGAGCTGGAGCAGGTGGAGGAGCCGGTTACGGAACTGGTTATGGTGCTGGTTCTGGAACAGGATCAGGTGCTGGTGCTGGAGCTGGATCAGGTGCTGCTGCTGGTTCGGGTGCTGGAGCCGGAACTGGATCAGGTGCTGGAGCTGGATCAGGTGCAGTAGCCGGATATGGAGCGGGTGCAGGAGCAGGAGTTGGATCAGGTTCTGGAGCCGGTTACGGAAGTGGTTATGGTGCTGGTTCTGGAGCAGGATCAGGTTCTGGTGCGGGATCTGGAAGAGGTTACGGTACTGGTTCTGGAGCTGGATCAGGTGCCGGAGCAGGATATGGATCAGGTACTGGAGCTGGATACGGTGCTGGAACAGGTGCAGGAGCCGGATCTGGATCAGGTGCAGGAGTAGGATATGGATCAAGTGCTGGAGCTGGATACGGTGCTGGATCTGGATCTGGAGCAGGTGCAGGAGCCGGTTACGGAACTGGTTATGGAGCTGGTTCTGGAAGAGGATCTGGTGCTGGTGCCGGAGCTGGATTTGGAGGAGGTTATGGGGTTGGCTCCGGCGCAGGATCAGGTGCTGGTGCTGGTTCTGGAGATGGAGCAGGTGGAGGAGCCGGTTACGGAACTGGTTATGGTGCTGGTTCCGGCGCAGGATCAGGTGCTGGTGCTGGTGCTGGTTCTGGAGCTGGGGCAGGTGGAGGAGCCGGTTACGGAAGTGGTTATGGTGCTGGTTCTGGAGCTGGATCAGGTGCTGCTGCTGGTTCGGGTGCAGGAGCCGGAACTGGATCAGGTGCTGGAGCTGGATTAGGTGCAGGAGCAGGAGTTGGATCAGGTTCTGGAGCCGGTTACGGAATTGGTTCTGGTGCTGGTTCTGGAGCAAGAGCAGGTGCTGGTTCTGGAGCAGGATCAGGTGCTGGTGCGGGATCTGGAAGAGGTTACGGTGCTGGTTCTGGAGCTGGATCAGGTGCAGGAGCAGGATATGGATCAGGTGCTGGAGCTGGAGCAGGTGCAGGAGCCGGTTACGGAACTGGTTATGGTGCTGGTTATGGAGCAGGATCAGGTACTGGTGCCGGAGCTGGATTTGGAGGAGGTTATGGGGTTGGTTCCGGCGCAGGATCAG GTGCTGGAGCTCGATCTGGATCAGGTGCTGGAGCTGGATACGGAAGAGGATATGGTGCAGGAGCTGGATCAGGTGCAGGAACCGGAGTTGGATCAGGTTCTGGAGCCGGACTTGGATCAGGTGTTGGTGCCGGAGCTGGATACGCAGGTGGTTATGGAGTTGGTTCCGCAGCAGGATCAGGTGCTGGTGCTGGTTCTGGAGCAGGATCAGGTGCTGGAACCGGATACGGAGGAGGTTACGGTGCTGGTTTCGGAGCTGGAAGCGGCGCAGGAATTGGTGCTGGTGCAGGAACTGGTAATGCCATTGGAGATGCCTTTGCTCAAGATTTTGCCAAGAATTTCTTATCTTCGAATGTTTTGTCCACTGAAACTGTAACTTCCTCTTCTGCACAAGCGACTGCATCCTCAATGGCTGCTAGTGCAGCTCAAAGCTTGGGCTTGGATGCTAATACGGCTAACTACTTGTCAAACGAAATGGCCAGAATGGCTGCTTCCATGGCACAGAGTGCTAGCGACCAGGCTGCTTTTGTTCAGGCTCTGTCTTATAACATGGGAAAACTTCTTGCGGAATCTGGTGCAATTAATGAAAGTACTGCTTCATCTGCTGCCTCGAGTGCCTCTTCTTCTGTAACCCAAACCAGAAGAACTTATGGTCTTGGAGGAGGAGCTGGATACGGTGCCGCAGCGGCAGCTGGCGTTGATGCATCAGCTGCGGCTGGAGCTGCAGCAGGAACTTCAGGAGGATATGGTGTAGCATCTGGAGCAGGTGAAGGGGCAGGAGGTGCAATTGGATATGGTGTAGGATTAGCCAATGCCGGAGGATATAGCGCTGGAACTGGAGGAACGTTTGGATATGGTGCTGCGAGTGGAGCTTCAGCATCTTCAAGTGTCTCGTCTTCTAGTGGAGCTGGTACTGCAAATTACGGTGGATATGGATATGGAACGGCAGGTGCAGCAACAGAGGCTGGTGCGTATAGTAATGCACTGAGTGGTCTGGCATCCCCTGAAGCGGTAAACAGAATGGTGTCTAATATTGGACCTATTGTATCTGGGGGTACGTCCGCTCTATCCGATGTAGCATCAAATATTATCTCCCAAGTGAGCGCTTCTGCTTCTGGTGCCTCTGCTAATGATATTGTAATTCAGGGATTGCTGGAATTGATTTCTATTCTTattcatgcaataaataattCCTCCATTGGTAATGTTAATCTAAATGGAGTGGACGCATCCATGGCTGCTGTTAGACAGGCAATGGCGCCTATTCTTGGTTAA